The Stigmatella aurantiaca DW4/3-1 genome contains the following window.
CAGCCTGGAGACCGCGGTGGGCGCCATGCGCGCCGGGGCGTACGACTTCATCACCAAGCCGGTGGACCTGGACGCGCTGGTGTTCGTCCTGGAGCGCGCGGTGCAACACCGCGCGCTGCGCGAGGAGGTGCGGCGGCTGCGGCATGTGCTCGGCCAGGAGGCAGGTACCCGGGAGCTGCTGGGCAAGAGCCCCGTCATGGCCCAGGCCTATGCCCTCATCGAGCGGGTGGCCGAGGTGGACACCACCGTGCTCATCACCGGCGAGAGCGGCACCGGCAAGGAAGTCACCGCACGCACGCTGCACACCCAGAGCCGCCGCCGGGACAAGCCCTTCGTGGCCATCAACTGCGCGGCCATGCCCGAGCCCCTGCTGGAAAGCGAGCTGTTCGGCCATGTGAAGGGCGCCTTCACCGGCGCCCAGTCGGCGCGCACGGGCCTGTTCGTCCAGGCCGACGGCGGAACGCTCTTCCTGGATGAAGTGGGCGAAATCCCCGTGGGCCTCCAGCCGAAGCTGCTCCGGGCGCTCCAGGAGCGCAAGGTGCGCCCCCTGGGCAGCAACGAGGAGGTGGACTTCGACGTGCGCCTCGTGGCCGCCACCAACCGGGACCTGGAGCTGGCCGTAGAGGAGAACCGCTTCCGCGAGGACCTCTACTACCGGCTCAACGTCATCAACATCGAGCTGCCCCCGCTGCGCTCCCGCGGCAATGACGTGCTCCTGCTGTCCCAGCGCTTCATCGAGCAGTACGCCTCGCGCAATGGAAAGCGCGTGGTGGGGTTGTCACCGGCCGCCGCGCAGCGGCTGCTGCTCTATGGGTGGCCCGGCAACGTGCGCGAGCTGCAAAACTGCATCGAGCGGGCCGTGGCCCTCACCACCTTCGAGCAGCTCACCGTGGAGGACCTGCCCGAGCGCATCCGCAATTACAGCTCCCCCCGGCTGATTCCCGAGGTGGCCGACGTGTCCGAGATGGTGACGCTCGAAGAGGTGGAGCGCCGCTACATCCACCGCGTGCTCGAGGCGGTGGGCGGCAGTCGCACCCTGGCCGCGCGCATCCTCGGGGTGGACCGCAAGACGCTCTACCGCAAGCTGGAGCGCCGCGAGGAGGCCCCGCCCAAAGCCTGACTTGGCATGC
Protein-coding sequences here:
- a CDS encoding sigma-54-dependent transcriptional regulator, with product MPGRILIVEDEREMRAMLEKGLTRRGFTPRALASADEALALSAREDFDTVLTDLQMPGLNGLELCERIALNRPDIPVVVVTAFGSLETAVGAMRAGAYDFITKPVDLDALVFVLERAVQHRALREEVRRLRHVLGQEAGTRELLGKSPVMAQAYALIERVAEVDTTVLITGESGTGKEVTARTLHTQSRRRDKPFVAINCAAMPEPLLESELFGHVKGAFTGAQSARTGLFVQADGGTLFLDEVGEIPVGLQPKLLRALQERKVRPLGSNEEVDFDVRLVAATNRDLELAVEENRFREDLYYRLNVINIELPPLRSRGNDVLLLSQRFIEQYASRNGKRVVGLSPAAAQRLLLYGWPGNVRELQNCIERAVALTTFEQLTVEDLPERIRNYSSPRLIPEVADVSEMVTLEEVERRYIHRVLEAVGGSRTLAARILGVDRKTLYRKLERREEAPPKA